The sequence ACTGCCGACCTCCGCCCCAGTGGGGCAAGCATTCCCATCGCCTTGTATTTAAATGGCTTCTTACCCTTATCTTTCCTCTTAACAGCGGCAGCAACATTGAAAGCCACACGTTTGCCCTCGCGAGTCGCATGCTGGGCAGTGGGAGGATACGGTTTGCCGGTCTGCGGGTCGGGTATCTGTGCGCAATCACCGAGAGCCCAAACACCCGGGAAGTTGGGTACCTCCAAATATTGGTTGACTTCTATTCTCCCCCTTTCATTTGCGCAGGGTAATTTCCGAACAGCGGGTTGAGGCGCCGTTCCAGCAGCCCAGATCGGGGTTCTTGTCTCCACGAAATTCCCATCCTCAAATTCAACCCTGTCGGATGTGACCGCCTTCACCCTGGTTTGTAATAAAAATTCCATCCCCCTCTTTCGGAGTAAATTAAGACCATAATCCGCCAACCCCTCGCTCATCTCATGCATTATTCGAGTCCCGGGATCTACCACCAATACCTTTACTTCATCAGTTCCTACGCTTTTGTAGAACCTTTGACTGGATTCTACAAAATCATTGAGCTCAGCCGCCACTTCGATCCCGGTATATCCCCCGCCAACTACCACAAATGTCAAAAGCTTACGTCTCGACTCGCGATCTTCCTCCAAATCGGCGTATTCAAACATATCGATAACGTGGCTTCTCAAAATCATAGCGTCAGAAAGATCCTTCAGTGCAAATGAATATTCCTCCGCTCCAGGAACCCCATGATAACCCGTGATCGAGCCCAAGGCTATAACAAGGTAACCATAAGCAATTTCAAACATCTCGCCGGTGTGATGGTGAAAACCCGTTACCGTCTTTTTCTCCAAGTCTATCTTCTGTATCTCTAGTTCTTTAAAAGATGCTTTCTTTAGGCATTCCCTTATGGGTATTACGACGTGTTTGGCATCGATACTACTGGCAACAACTTCTGCAAGCATCGAGGTAAAAACCAGGTAATTATTCTGATTGACAAGGGTTATCTCAACCTCCTCGTCTTCAGAAAAAATCTTCTCTAACTGCTGGGCAGCGTCAAGCCCCGCGAACCCGCCTCCTAATATAAGGATTCTTTTGGATTCATTATCGGTCATCTATAACCCCCTTATATATCTTTGATTCAAACCGGAAATCACATTTTATAATTGAAGTATTCGGTAAAAGGTAAAAAAATCCAATCTCATTCTCCCATGAATGAAGTATGTTTGTCAATAATATGGATGATACAATTCCGTTGAAAATGAATAACGCTGCAGCAGCTTCGAGTTATCGGCACATAAATAAACAGTCCATTGAATCGTTGCTGTAGATGTTAGATTAAGCGGGGGCAGAATCGTAAAAGGTATTTGCTTCTCATATCTTAATTTTCCTTTATAACTTCTTTGTCTTGATACAAAGAAGCAAAAATCAAGGCTGCCCCCTTGTTGTCATTCCCTAAATCCTTAATAGGGAATCCATGCTTTTACCTCTGGATCCCCGACTACTGATTTCGGGGATGACATAGCGACTAAAAAATTTAATTCAACCACAACCCGCAAATTTTTTTTACGTCTTCGTTTCTGATTTTCTTAACGCAATTTTTGGAATGCCAGTTAAAATGAAAATACAAATAAAACTGTAAAAAAGCTTGTCCGCGGAATATCTGACCTTTAAAAGGACGACCGCAAGGTCATGTTTTATCCAACATTTACCATAATATTCTTTAGCTCGCTGAACGTATGCAAGGCCTCTATGCCCCTCAGTGCTCCACCTATTCCACTCTGCTTATACAATCCGGTTTCAGTTTCAGCAAATAGCTTACCGTATGTATTGATCCAAACGACACCGGCCTTGATCATCCTTGCAAGCCTGAGCGCCTTGCTAATATTGCTCGTCCAGATCGCTGCTGACAAACCGTACTTCGTGTCGTTGGCAATTTCAGCGATCTCGTCCAATTCGCTGACCCTTATAATTGACATTACAGGACCGAAAATCTCTTCTTGAGCAATAATCGATTGAGGTGGTACGTCTTCAAATACCGTTGGCTCTATAAAATGCCCATTCGAATATTCATTATCAGTCAACCTATTTCCGCCTAAAACCAAATTCGAAACCTTTTTCCCCTCTTCAATAAACTTCAATACTCGTTTTAATTGGCCATCAGAGATTACCGGACCAACGTCAGTATCTTCATTTAGACCGTTCCCTATCTTCAGCTCTGGTATAAGTTTTGTTATTCTCTCCATGACTTCATCATATATCTTGTCGTGGACAAAGACCCTTGTCCCCGCGAAGCAGATCTGCCCTGCGCTACCAAGCATTGAACCCCTTATGGCACCCTTTACGGCCGCTTCTACGTCCGCATCTTCAAGTATTATATTCGGAGTCTTTCCCCCAAGTTCCAAAGAAAGCCTCTTAATATTCACACTGGCTTCACGCATAACAAGTGCCCCTGCCTCTGTACTCCCGGTAAAACTTATAAAGTCAACGTCTTGGTGTTTCACAAGTTCCGAACCCACCACTTCTCCACTTCCCAACACTAAGTTAATCACACCCTTCGGAATGTCCTTGACATTTTCCAGCATCTTACACAGAAACTCATAAATTGTTATTGGAGTAAAACTGGCCGGTTTGATAACTACTGTGTTACCCGCAGCTAATGCTGGGGCGAGAGAACGGGCAAGCAGCACAATGGGAGCATTCCAGGGGGCAATTATACCTACTACGCCCATAGGTTCCCTAATAATAAAGCTCATAATATCTTCATATGGCAGATTTGTTTTGCCATATACACCCCGGACAAGACCTGAATAGTAATCAAAAAGATCAGCCGCAGAATTTAGCTCAACCCTTGAGTCCCTTATGATCTTGCCGTTCTCAGAGGTTTGGATCTTAGCCATGAATTCAAAGTTATTCATTATTGCGTCATGTAATTCTCTAAGAACATGAACTCGAAATTTCGGATCCTTAGGCCATGAAGATTTCTCAAAGGCTTCTCTTGCAGATTTTATTGCAGAATCGACATCTTCTGAGGTAGATCCTACAAACGTGCCTACCAGCTCTCCGGTTGCCGGGTTATACCTCTCTATTGTGTTACCGCTGCTTCCAGGTGTATATTTTCCACCTATGATGTTTGTAGCTTCCAAGACCATCGATACCTCCTCTCCTCCCAAATGTTAGGAGAAAAAATTAAATAACCTTACTAACTGTATCAAACAGATTCAATAACTGTCAAATCAGGTTCTAAGATACGGAACATCAAAGATCAAGAGACTCCGAAGCAAGCTGAAGGTTATGCGCGTAATTAATACAAAGTCCTCAGGATTATTTAGAGGAATCATGAGTCCCTCGATAACTCAGGAAACCCCTGGTAGCGCGGAGAAAGCAACCCCAAGATATGTGATTGCTTCGTCTCCTGACAATAAACATGAAAACACTATAGAATGATATAGGATAATTCTAAGCTAAAAACTATTCTCCAAACTTAATACCAATATACAATGTGTTATCTCCTCTTTTAACGAGAAAAAGAGCAGAAACACCCTTTTTGACCTCTTCCATTGCACTTCTATAATCATCCAAATTTTTAATCGGTTTCTTGCTAATTTCCAAAATTACATCCCCCGGTTGAAGACCTGCTTCTGCAGCTATGCTACCAACCTCGACATTTGTGATAACGACACCCGTACTCTCTCCCAGACTAAACTGCGAAGCAATTTCTGGAGTTATTTCATTCGCTGTTATTCCTATTTCCTCCTTGATTTCTTCCTCGCCAGGGCCAGCAAGGGTCTCCGGGAGTTTTCCCAGAGTAACCTTAAAATCGCTTACCTTACCATTCCTCAAAGCTTTTACATTTACATCCGAGCCAGGCGCCATCTGAGCGACCATACTGGTAAGTTCCGTCACATCTCCGACTTCCTTACCATTAAAATTCACAATGATATCCCCCCTCTTAATTCCAGCCTTATCTGCGGGACCATCCGGTGTTACATCTGAAACCAAAATTCCCTTAACATCCCTTAAGCCCAATCCTTCTGCAATTTCAGGGGTTATCTGCTGAATTAGAACACCTAACCATCCGCGAATGACTGTTCCAGTCTCTTTCAATTGGTCAATAACTGTTTTAGTCAAATTAACTGGAATCGCAAACCCTATCCCCTGTCCGCTAAAAACTATAGCCGTGTTCACACCCACAACCTCTCCCTCCAGATTGAATAATGGTCCTCCGCTATTTCCGGGATTTATAGGGGCATCCGTTTGAATAAAATCATCATAGCTTCCCATTCCAAGAACCCTGCCTTCAGCACTTACGATACCTGCTGTAACCGTGTGACCTAGACCAAAGGGGTTACCTATTGCTATCACCCAGTCACCTATACGCAACTTGTCTGAATTTCCAAATCTTACTGCCTGTAACTTTCCTTTAGGCGCTATTTTGATAAGCGCCAGGTCGGTTTTTGGATCCTTACCGATAATTTCAGCTTTATATTTTTCGCCATTTTCAAAAATGACCTCTACATCATCCGCTTTTTCAACTACGTGATTATTAGTAACAACATAACCATCCTCACTTATGATGAAGCCCGAACCAAGCCCCCTTTGTTTAAATTCCCTCTGAGGTAATTCACCAAAAAACCTTTCGAAAAATTCACCGAAGGGATCATCTTTTCCAAAGGGTGACTTCCCAAAGGGTGAAGGTCCACGTCCTCCTCTTCGAACCATACCCGTAGTGCTTATATTCACAACAGAAGGCTTTAGTTTTTCAACCAGGTCGGCAAAAGATGGAAGCTCTTCAACCCTAACTATATCGCCCTGATTTTTGGATTCTACGCCCTTTGATTGTTGCTCTTTATTATTACCGCCCTCTTTTTTTGCTGTTTCCTGAACATCGCTTTTCTGACTTGATTTTTCTCTGTCAACCTTCTCACATCCTGAGAAGATCATCATGAAAAACAACGGGACCATAAATCCAAAAATTAAAAGCCGGCTCATTAAAACTCCCTCCTTAGAACTCTGAATTAAGTATAATATAGTGGGAAAAATGCATTAGGCAAGTAAATTATGCTTTTTGTAATTTAGTTCTTACTCTAATAGAAATTTAATACTCATCTTATTCGAAGAGAAGTAATATACCTAGCGGAACCACGTTCAATGCCCAGTGTGAAATCACAGATGGCCATATAGAATGGGACCGAATCGTCATATAGGCAATCGCAATACCCCCTGGAAGAGAAAGCATCAGCTCGAGATCGTTCTTACCGAGATGGATCATTCTAAAGACAGCTCCAGACGCCACAATGGCAAATAGGGATACCCAAGTGAGACCAAACCAATCGAGGATACGATTACTACCGGTATTCGCCGAGCTTTGCGCCAAGCCAAACCATCTGAACACCTTTGTAATAAAATTCCCTTCTACCGGTTCAAAATTTACATCACTTGGCAGGCGCCCCCCAGGGAGCATCAAAGCTGTACAGACCCCTGTCACCAGAAAATGCTCAGGAATCATCGATAGTAGTATCATTATGTACCCTGAGCTAAGAGGATTTTGACCGGTATCGTAATTTTTGCTGTTCAAAAGTAATATACCAAAGGGTATAGCAACCACTATTCCTAAAATTATCATCCTCCGGCCAAGGGTATTGGGCATTCCCATCCCAACATCATTTAATTTTAATCCACTTAAATATAGTAGAGCTGAAGGAATCATCATACCCAGGATAACCCAAACCCCTAGCCATAATGCGACTATCTGATCGTTCTCGTTCCATGATGTAAGAATGTTATCCACCCACCAGGGCTTTAAGAACGCGCTCACTTCCCAAAAAGACCAAACGAATACCAAAATGACGAAAAGGAGCAAGAATGTAACTAGCCAGCCGACAAACGTATGCCCGACTCTGCCCCCAGCAATATCTCTGTTACATGATTCAAAACGCTTTTTCAATTTATTAATCTACTCATGGAGCCATCGACGCTCATAAGGTCTCATGACTGCTCGAGCAGGAGCTCCATCACCCTTTTCTATTTTAATGGGAAGACAAATTAGTTCATAATATCCCTTTTTCACCCCAGAAAGATCGAGCCCTTCTATGATCCAAATACCGGCCTTGAGAAGTACCCGATGAACCTGGTTAATGTTTTTATTATATCCACCTACCGAAAGATAGTCGACGCCGATTGTCCGGACCTTCCTATCAACAAGATATTCCAAAGAATCCGTCGAAATATATACAAAGTCCTCCACGAATTTGTCACTCTTCCAACACCGCTCCGAGTTTATAGTCTTGAAAAGTATTCTTTCACCCCTACGAATACGATGGAGGCGCAATTCATCAGGTTTTATGGATTCAGTGTCCACTATTTCAATGACCCGGGCTTCCCCAATCACTGCCGAAAGAGGAATATCCTGTACTCCAACACCTGATTTAACGAAATGGTATGGCGAATCAATGTGCGTGCCGGTATGTGAGCTCATAAAGATAGTCGAGACGTTGCAGTCGTCATCACTCTCTATCTTAAGCATCCTCTCAATCTTCACTTCAGGATCGCCAGGCCAATGAACCATGCCGCTTCGAAGCGTTACCGATACGTCTACCCAGCCATAACCTGATAGAAACCCATTACTACTACCCTTTTTGCTCGAAGAATACTTAGAAATTTGACGCTCCTGAAATTTATTTATATTGGTCACAGACTAAAATATTAATCGATATGATATTTATGGTATGACCTCAAGGTGATACTTAGGGGCTAGCGCCAGTAGCTTCTGTACCGCTTCTTGACTGACCGGAGGTGGGGCGGATCTGTCCACTAACGACTCACCCACCTCTTCAAAAAATTTCTCGAAACCGGCGGGTGTAATGACAACAAGAAACCTCCCTATCCTTTTCCCCACGTTCTTGAAGGTATGAATCGTGCCTTTAGGAATGTGAACAAACGATCCGGGGGTAGCTATGAAAGTACGCTCGCCATGCAAGAATGTGAAATCTCCCGCCAAAACGTAAAACGTTTCATCTTCGCGATGATGTATATGAGGAGGTGGTCCGTTTTGGCGTTGAACTTCTACTTCGATCATGGCAAATGATCCTCCTGTGTCCTCGCCGACCGCTTTAAATGTGTACAGGTCACCCAACACCCAGTAAGATTTCCCCTCGCCAGGTTCAAGTGCAATAACCCGATTGTTACTACTTTTACAACTATTTTGACTATCTTTCATAATTGTTCCCTCTCCTTTTTAATATGAAATTCAGTAGAGTATGGAAGGCATCCAGAACTCGTCTGGAGCCTCGTACGGGCCGGTTGTCATAAGGTTCATTACTTTGATCGCCCTACAGCCCTCCTTAAGAAGCCTTCTGTAGAGACTGGCCTCACGTATAGGACAAAAGAAGAGTTACGAATCTGGTGGAAAGCAGTGGGGAAATCCCTGGGGAAAAAATGCCTGTCGTGAAGTTCTCTGAAGGATTCAAAGCAGATTCTTCCTATCTCTTCTACATACTTTTGCTCAGCAGGAACCAGTATTAATTCAGTCATTTATGCGCCCGATGATATAAGCAGCTATGTTTTCAGGAGATTTATTTTCAGTTTCAATTATCAGGTCTGCCTTTTCATAAAGGGGAATTCTCATAGAAAGTAGTTCATTCACCTTTTCGAACGGTTTTTCGACCTGAAGAAGAGGACGC comes from Thermodesulfobacteriota bacterium and encodes:
- a CDS encoding quercetin 2,3-dioxygenase, with protein sequence MKDSQNSCKSSNNRVIALEPGEGKSYWVLGDLYTFKAVGEDTGGSFAMIEVEVQRQNGPPPHIHHREDETFYVLAGDFTFLHGERTFIATPGSFVHIPKGTIHTFKNVGKRIGRFLVVITPAGFEKFFEEVGESLVDRSAPPPVSQEAVQKLLALAPKYHLEVIP
- a CDS encoding NAD(P)/FAD-dependent oxidoreductase; this translates as MTDNESKRILILGGGFAGLDAAQQLEKIFSEDEEVEITLVNQNNYLVFTSMLAEVVASSIDAKHVVIPIRECLKKASFKELEIQKIDLEKKTVTGFHHHTGEMFEIAYGYLVIALGSITGYHGVPGAEEYSFALKDLSDAMILRSHVIDMFEYADLEEDRESRRKLLTFVVVGGGYTGIEVAAELNDFVESSQRFYKSVGTDEVKVLVVDPGTRIMHEMSEGLADYGLNLLRKRGMEFLLQTRVKAVTSDRVEFEDGNFVETRTPIWAAGTAPQPAVRKLPCANERGRIEVNQYLEVPNFPGVWALGDCAQIPDPQTGKPYPPTAQHATREGKRVAFNVAAAVKRKDKGKKPFKYKAMGMLAPLGRRSAV
- a CDS encoding DegQ family serine endoprotease, encoding MSRLLIFGFMVPLFFMMIFSGCEKVDREKSSQKSDVQETAKKEGGNNKEQQSKGVESKNQGDIVRVEELPSFADLVEKLKPSVVNISTTGMVRRGGRGPSPFGKSPFGKDDPFGEFFERFFGELPQREFKQRGLGSGFIISEDGYVVTNNHVVEKADDVEVIFENGEKYKAEIIGKDPKTDLALIKIAPKGKLQAVRFGNSDKLRIGDWVIAIGNPFGLGHTVTAGIVSAEGRVLGMGSYDDFIQTDAPINPGNSGGPLFNLEGEVVGVNTAIVFSGQGIGFAIPVNLTKTVIDQLKETGTVIRGWLGVLIQQITPEIAEGLGLRDVKGILVSDVTPDGPADKAGIKRGDIIVNFNGKEVGDVTELTSMVAQMAPGSDVNVKALRNGKVSDFKVTLGKLPETLAGPGEEEIKEEIGITANEITPEIASQFSLGESTGVVITNVEVGSIAAEAGLQPGDVILEISKKPIKNLDDYRSAMEEVKKGVSALFLVKRGDNTLYIGIKFGE
- a CDS encoding aldehyde dehydrogenase family protein gives rise to the protein MVLEATNIIGGKYTPGSSGNTIERYNPATGELVGTFVGSTSEDVDSAIKSAREAFEKSSWPKDPKFRVHVLRELHDAIMNNFEFMAKIQTSENGKIIRDSRVELNSAADLFDYYSGLVRGVYGKTNLPYEDIMSFIIREPMGVVGIIAPWNAPIVLLARSLAPALAAGNTVVIKPASFTPITIYEFLCKMLENVKDIPKGVINLVLGSGEVVGSELVKHQDVDFISFTGSTEAGALVMREASVNIKRLSLELGGKTPNIILEDADVEAAVKGAIRGSMLGSAGQICFAGTRVFVHDKIYDEVMERITKLIPELKIGNGLNEDTDVGPVISDGQLKRVLKFIEEGKKVSNLVLGGNRLTDNEYSNGHFIEPTVFEDVPPQSIIAQEEIFGPVMSIIRVSELDEIAEIANDTKYGLSAAIWTSNISKALRLARMIKAGVVWINTYGKLFAETETGLYKQSGIGGALRGIEALHTFSELKNIMVNVG
- a CDS encoding CPBP family intramembrane glutamic endopeptidase, whose amino-acid sequence is MKKRFESCNRDIAGGRVGHTFVGWLVTFLLLFVILVFVWSFWEVSAFLKPWWVDNILTSWNENDQIVALWLGVWVILGMMIPSALLYLSGLKLNDVGMGMPNTLGRRMIILGIVVAIPFGILLLNSKNYDTGQNPLSSGYIMILLSMIPEHFLVTGVCTALMLPGGRLPSDVNFEPVEGNFITKVFRWFGLAQSSANTGSNRILDWFGLTWVSLFAIVASGAVFRMIHLGKNDLELMLSLPGGIAIAYMTIRSHSIWPSVISHWALNVVPLGILLLFE
- a CDS encoding cyclase family protein; its protein translation is MTNINKFQERQISKYSSSKKGSSNGFLSGYGWVDVSVTLRSGMVHWPGDPEVKIERMLKIESDDDCNVSTIFMSSHTGTHIDSPYHFVKSGVGVQDIPLSAVIGEARVIEIVDTESIKPDELRLHRIRRGERILFKTINSERCWKSDKFVEDFVYISTDSLEYLVDRKVRTIGVDYLSVGGYNKNINQVHRVLLKAGIWIIEGLDLSGVKKGYYELICLPIKIEKGDGAPARAVMRPYERRWLHE